A genomic window from Sulfurospirillum multivorans DSM 12446 includes:
- a CDS encoding Bug family tripartite tricarboxylate transporter substrate binding protein, translating into MRKSLRFVTNLAAIVALSSALNAFEVSKPVCLAPAKPGGGFDLTCRLVSNSMTASKVIDKPMIVNFMPGGVGAVAYNHVIGQRSNDPEMIVAASTGSALNIAQGKFGAKYTIDSVKWLAALGADYGAVIVRADAKWNTLAEMVADLKANPKGFALGSGGSIGSQDWFKAAIIAKLAGINPKDMKYVAFEGGGEALTALLGNHIQIYPGDIAEFSGQLSSGKYKVLAILSEERLPGQMANIPTAKEQGYDAVWTIWRGFYLGPNVTEEQYNYWVEKIQTLVKTPEFAKERELRGLYPFTKIGKEYQTFMQEEEKKFKELTKEAGLIK; encoded by the coding sequence ATGCGTAAATCGTTACGATTTGTAACAAATTTGGCAGCCATCGTTGCACTAAGCAGTGCTTTAAATGCGTTTGAGGTGAGCAAACCCGTGTGTCTCGCCCCCGCAAAACCAGGTGGTGGATTTGATCTTACATGTAGACTTGTCTCTAACTCAATGACTGCTTCTAAGGTCATTGACAAACCGATGATCGTTAACTTTATGCCCGGTGGTGTGGGTGCGGTTGCGTATAACCATGTCATCGGTCAACGCTCCAATGACCCTGAAATGATTGTTGCTGCGAGTACGGGATCTGCTCTTAACATTGCACAAGGCAAATTTGGCGCCAAGTATACGATTGATTCTGTCAAATGGCTTGCGGCTTTGGGTGCTGATTATGGCGCTGTTATTGTTAGAGCGGATGCAAAATGGAATACTTTGGCAGAGATGGTAGCCGATCTTAAAGCAAATCCAAAGGGTTTTGCACTGGGTTCTGGTGGGTCTATCGGTAGTCAAGACTGGTTTAAAGCCGCCATCATTGCAAAGCTTGCAGGCATCAATCCTAAAGACATGAAATACGTTGCCTTTGAAGGTGGTGGCGAAGCTTTGACAGCCTTGCTTGGCAATCACATTCAAATTTACCCAGGTGACATCGCAGAGTTCTCAGGTCAACTCTCTTCTGGAAAATACAAAGTGCTTGCGATTCTCTCAGAGGAGAGACTTCCGGGTCAAATGGCAAACATTCCTACAGCCAAAGAACAAGGGTATGATGCCGTTTGGACTATTTGGAGAGGCTTTTACCTTGGACCAAATGTCACTGAAGAGCAGTACAACTACTGGGTAGAAAAAATTCAAACATTGGTTAAAACACCTGAATTTGCAAAAGAGAGAGAACTCAGAGGGCTTTACCCTTTTACCAAGATAGGCAAAGAGTACCAAACCTTTATGCAAGAAGAAGAGAAAAAGTTTAAAGAACTTACGAAAGAGGCAGGACTTATCAAATGA
- a CDS encoding response regulator — protein MIKVLIAEDDPRIALLHQNMVEKIANFEVIAIANTISELKEYIELMHPDLLLLDVYFPDGNGIDFLSWMRSNAVHTDVILITAAKEMASLEKSLRYGVFDYLIKPIMFYRFQSSLQKFHDYKEKVISQEELSQSKVDAFFNKTMQTNKPLHVGLPKGVDSITLEKILSALHQSQTFFSASEIAEILGINRTTSRRYLEYLVGEHKVEVDSLYGSVGRPERKYKLKTTE, from the coding sequence ATGATTAAAGTTTTGATTGCTGAGGATGATCCACGCATTGCGCTGTTGCACCAAAATATGGTGGAAAAAATAGCCAATTTTGAAGTGATCGCCATTGCAAATACTATCAGCGAACTCAAAGAGTACATCGAACTCATGCACCCCGATCTGCTTCTTTTGGATGTCTATTTTCCCGATGGCAATGGCATTGATTTTCTAAGCTGGATGCGAAGCAATGCTGTCCACACCGATGTTATCTTAATTACCGCCGCCAAAGAGATGGCTTCACTTGAGAAGTCCTTAAGGTATGGCGTTTTTGACTACCTCATCAAACCTATTATGTTTTACCGCTTCCAATCCTCTTTGCAAAAATTTCACGACTACAAAGAGAAAGTCATCTCTCAAGAAGAGCTCTCTCAAAGCAAAGTCGATGCGTTTTTTAACAAAACCATGCAGACGAACAAACCGTTACATGTAGGATTGCCAAAGGGGGTTGATAGCATTACGTTGGAGAAGATTTTAAGTGCGTTGCACCAAAGTCAAACGTTTTTCTCTGCGAGTGAAATAGCAGAAATATTGGGAATTAACCGTACAACATCACGAAGGTATTTGGAGTATTTGGTAGGAGAGCACAAAGTCGAAGTGGACTCACTGTATGGCTCAGTCGGTCGTCCTGAGCGCAAGTACAAGCTCAAGACAACCGAGTAA
- a CDS encoding ATP-binding protein: protein MQKFKRLSFPNEGLLLKLLIFSTMLVLATLLTFSLFLGHILKELMEEQIGQRALAISKTISLMPEVIELVEAKDPNGELDAMMTFLQRSIDARFIVIGDQNSIRLTHPTKELIGDRMMGEDNEKALMDGLYYTSKATGTLGPSIRGKSPVFGKNGDIVGIVSVGYLEENVRKIIAQRHQQFLIYLYGAMLLTVIMAFILSRKIKNSLLGYEPKEISRLFLEKEAILNAVKEAIIATNTEGEMTLCNEVAQRYFQLSETTKHPPLGLEKYLLTCKEMKDVNIDIDGEDYICNLAPISHEGKTIGMVSSCRKKEEMDALVWELTRVKQYSQRLREKKHEFSNLLHLISGHIQIGEYDKAIALISENHLPDEKIIEQFQNVIHDPLVASIFIGKYYFAFDKGVKIILDENSFLQESIDPSISKHLLTILGNIINNAIDAAELSEKKEVTLFVTDIGNDLIFEVEDSGLGIDETLHEKIFEKGFTTKGELHSGYGLFFVKSTLEWLGGFVSFGKGNYGTIVSIHIPKGNRND from the coding sequence ATGCAAAAATTCAAAAGATTATCCTTCCCCAATGAGGGATTATTGCTTAAATTACTCATTTTTTCGACGATGCTGGTTTTGGCGACCTTGTTGACTTTTAGCCTCTTTTTGGGGCATATTTTAAAAGAGCTTATGGAAGAGCAGATCGGTCAACGCGCCCTTGCTATCTCAAAAACGATCTCGTTGATGCCAGAAGTCATTGAGCTGGTTGAAGCAAAAGACCCAAACGGAGAGTTAGATGCGATGATGACGTTCCTTCAACGCTCCATTGATGCGAGGTTTATCGTCATTGGCGATCAAAATTCCATTCGTCTGACCCACCCAACCAAAGAGCTTATTGGTGATCGGATGATGGGAGAAGACAATGAAAAAGCCCTTATGGATGGACTCTACTACACCTCCAAAGCCACAGGGACACTCGGTCCCTCGATCCGAGGGAAGTCTCCTGTATTTGGGAAAAATGGTGACATTGTAGGCATTGTCTCCGTGGGGTATTTGGAAGAGAACGTGCGCAAGATTATCGCACAGCGTCATCAGCAGTTTCTCATTTACCTGTATGGTGCCATGCTTTTAACCGTTATTATGGCGTTTATCCTCTCACGAAAGATCAAAAATTCTCTTTTAGGCTACGAACCCAAAGAGATCAGCCGTCTCTTTTTAGAAAAGGAGGCGATTTTAAATGCTGTCAAAGAGGCGATCATTGCGACCAATACAGAAGGTGAAATGACGCTGTGCAATGAGGTGGCACAACGCTATTTTCAGTTAAGTGAAACAACGAAACATCCACCTCTTGGATTAGAAAAATATCTCCTTACATGTAAAGAGATGAAAGATGTCAATATTGACATTGATGGGGAGGATTACATCTGCAATCTCGCACCCATTAGCCATGAAGGGAAAACCATCGGTATGGTCTCAAGTTGTCGAAAAAAAGAGGAGATGGATGCGCTGGTGTGGGAACTCACCCGTGTTAAGCAGTATTCGCAGAGGCTGAGAGAGAAAAAGCATGAATTTTCCAACCTTCTGCACCTGATCTCTGGGCATATTCAAATCGGAGAGTACGATAAAGCCATCGCATTGATCAGCGAAAACCATCTGCCCGATGAAAAAATTATCGAGCAGTTTCAAAATGTGATTCATGATCCCCTTGTCGCTTCAATTTTTATCGGGAAATACTACTTTGCCTTTGACAAAGGAGTGAAGATTATTCTCGATGAAAACAGCTTTCTTCAAGAGAGCATTGATCCTTCCATCTCCAAGCATCTTTTAACTATTTTGGGCAATATCATCAACAATGCGATTGATGCAGCTGAACTCTCAGAGAAAAAAGAGGTTACGCTTTTTGTCACAGACATTGGCAACGATCTTATTTTTGAAGTGGAAGACTCAGGACTGGGAATTGATGAAACACTTCATGAAAAGATTTTTGAAAAAGGCTTTACCACCAAAGGCGAACTGCACAGTGGTTATGGTCTCTTTTTTGTGAAAAGTACCCTAGAGTGGCTTGGTGGATTTGTCTCCTTTGGCAAAGGAAATTATGGTACTATTGTGAGCATTCATATTCCAAAAGGGAACCGTAATGATTAA
- a CDS encoding response regulator: protein MIKRWALFLTLFLLFVLPSFLYCASDKQTLRYSQSTLEPFMVIHNQTPSGLVVDYLHLLETKINVKFDYRYYSEHWSVVLQKFNAGAFDVIPGYIGVDAPLHEVMSKPLFHFNLVLAGRKSDILISDLEEVSKQNLFLAVVADSSVQKHLVQNYPKIRTYLVKNIQEGLIAVEHKKVDLFIDMAPTLGYALQNSGLSNLKIVGILKDQFKLILALHDASLLPLINQGIDAISEVEKDALYKKYIKIEIKEKVDYALIVKILSIAFFAFICIGVWLAILKREIHRRKLAEEKATLANQRLQRTAEELKIAMAKTAHAHQAKSQFLANMSHEIRTPMNTIIGMTELILRKDLPEKERHYLTKVAEAGHHLLDIINDILDFSKIEADKIQLESIPFQLEELIVSVSDLISMKAQQKGLELLIDMGNITPHHYKGDPLRLKQILLNLLSNAVKFTTQGEVIIRLRARAEKDGTHKIRFEIKDSGIGITQEQAVGLFSAFSQADMSTTRHYGGTGLGLSIAQGLVAMMDGVIYCESVYGMGSTFWFEIPLQVDSTYTPPSQTMITKALKILVVDDNETALEIFAEILHQFGVECVTCKSAKEALVLLNNGFKADVAIIDWKMEGMDGITLFQLIQEQYGDQITSIMMVTAYDKEELIAKLGDNQPYAVLVKPITGSMLFDALTDMCGHKRLIEPLYHAHEKELRQSFLEEITVLLAEDNESNQLVASEILSEVGIHVHVTQNGQEALDWLAKNPLPDLILMDCQMPILDGFETTRHIRETLGLSLPIVAMTANAMKGDEQKCYDAGMDGYVAKPIDAKKLIQEIARFCHKQAPEIAHETAETLALDGINTLQAIQRLGGNATLYYQFLKRFEKEQIHFLQTYRTMVLANDIQGAKRVCHTLKGMAGTLGMDSLSALAQQAELSAHPLAPNDPLLHSIEQEIRALCQKIQPLVLHSEIPKMAITPASLTRLVAKLKCADATALDDAMMLIQSTDATLLEAFEQIKAFEFENAVELIESILPTPIFKKAD, encoded by the coding sequence ATGATAAAAAGATGGGCACTTTTTCTCACACTCTTCTTACTCTTTGTACTACCATCCTTTTTGTATTGTGCTTCTGACAAACAGACACTTCGTTATAGCCAAAGCACATTAGAGCCTTTTATGGTGATTCACAACCAAACACCCAGCGGCTTAGTGGTGGATTATCTGCACCTTTTAGAGACAAAAATCAATGTCAAATTTGACTACCGCTACTATTCTGAACATTGGAGTGTGGTGCTTCAAAAATTTAATGCGGGGGCATTTGATGTGATCCCTGGGTACATCGGAGTGGATGCCCCTTTGCATGAAGTGATGAGCAAACCTCTGTTTCACTTTAACCTCGTTTTAGCTGGGCGCAAATCCGACATCTTAATTTCCGATCTTGAAGAAGTTTCCAAACAAAATCTCTTTCTTGCCGTCGTAGCAGATTCATCGGTGCAAAAGCACCTTGTCCAAAACTACCCTAAGATCAGAACCTATTTGGTGAAAAATATCCAAGAGGGATTAATTGCCGTTGAGCATAAAAAAGTGGATCTGTTCATCGATATGGCACCCACGTTAGGATACGCTCTGCAAAACAGTGGACTCTCCAATCTTAAAATTGTAGGTATTTTAAAAGATCAATTTAAACTCATTTTGGCACTTCATGATGCCTCTTTGCTTCCTTTGATCAATCAAGGCATCGACGCAATCAGTGAAGTGGAAAAAGATGCACTCTATAAAAAATACATCAAAATAGAGATTAAAGAAAAAGTCGATTACGCTTTGATTGTAAAGATTTTGAGCATTGCCTTTTTTGCCTTTATCTGCATTGGGGTGTGGCTAGCAATTCTTAAGCGCGAAATTCATAGGCGCAAACTCGCAGAAGAGAAAGCCACGCTTGCCAACCAACGACTTCAGCGCACCGCAGAAGAGCTTAAAATCGCTATGGCAAAAACTGCCCATGCTCACCAAGCCAAAAGCCAGTTTTTAGCCAATATGAGCCATGAAATACGCACCCCCATGAACACTATCATCGGTATGACTGAGCTTATTTTGCGCAAAGATCTTCCTGAAAAAGAGCGCCACTACCTCACCAAAGTAGCGGAAGCAGGACATCATCTTTTAGATATTATCAATGATATTTTAGATTTTTCAAAAATTGAAGCCGACAAAATTCAACTCGAATCCATCCCTTTTCAACTCGAAGAGCTCATTGTCTCCGTGAGCGATCTTATCAGCATGAAAGCCCAACAAAAGGGACTTGAGTTACTCATAGACATGGGAAATATCACCCCCCATCACTACAAAGGTGACCCACTGCGTCTGAAGCAAATTCTGCTCAACCTGCTGAGCAATGCGGTGAAATTTACCACCCAAGGAGAGGTTATTATACGACTTCGTGCTCGCGCGGAAAAAGATGGCACACATAAAATTCGCTTTGAGATTAAAGACAGTGGCATTGGCATCACACAAGAGCAAGCCGTAGGACTCTTTAGCGCTTTTTCCCAAGCCGATATGTCAACCACGCGCCATTATGGCGGAACGGGACTGGGGCTTAGCATCGCACAAGGACTGGTGGCGATGATGGATGGGGTTATCTATTGTGAGAGTGTTTATGGGATGGGAAGTACGTTTTGGTTTGAAATCCCTTTGCAAGTGGATTCGACCTACACACCGCCATCACAAACCATGATCACCAAAGCGCTTAAAATTTTAGTCGTGGATGACAATGAAACCGCACTGGAAATTTTTGCTGAGATTCTCCACCAATTTGGGGTTGAATGCGTTACATGTAAAAGTGCCAAAGAGGCATTGGTGCTGCTCAATAATGGCTTTAAAGCCGATGTAGCGATTATTGACTGGAAGATGGAAGGGATGGATGGCATCACCCTTTTTCAGCTGATTCAAGAGCAATACGGTGATCAAATTACCTCCATTATGATGGTCACTGCTTACGATAAAGAAGAACTCATCGCCAAACTAGGTGACAATCAACCTTATGCCGTGCTTGTTAAACCCATCACAGGCTCGATGCTTTTTGATGCGCTCACAGACATGTGCGGGCATAAACGACTCATCGAACCACTCTATCATGCCCATGAAAAAGAGCTACGCCAATCCTTCTTAGAGGAGATCACGGTTTTACTCGCAGAAGACAATGAGAGCAACCAACTGGTAGCCTCTGAAATCCTAAGTGAAGTGGGCATTCACGTGCATGTGACGCAAAATGGTCAAGAGGCGTTGGATTGGCTCGCCAAAAATCCTCTGCCAGATCTCATATTAATGGATTGCCAAATGCCTATTTTAGATGGTTTTGAAACCACGCGTCACATTCGAGAAACGCTTGGATTAAGCTTGCCCATTGTTGCGATGACTGCCAATGCGATGAAAGGGGATGAGCAAAAATGCTATGACGCAGGTATGGACGGCTATGTCGCAAAACCCATTGATGCCAAAAAATTGATCCAAGAGATTGCACGTTTTTGCCATAAACAAGCTCCTGAAATAGCACATGAGACCGCTGAGACATTGGCACTTGATGGGATTAACACGCTTCAAGCGATACAGCGTTTGGGTGGCAATGCAACACTTTACTATCAATTTCTAAAGCGCTTTGAAAAAGAGCAGATTCATTTTCTCCAAACCTATCGCACCATGGTTTTAGCCAATGATATTCAAGGTGCAAAACGCGTCTGCCACACACTCAAAGGCATGGCAGGCACACTAGGAATGGACTCTCTCAGTGCTTTAGCCCAACAAGCAGAACTCAGCGCTCACCCTCTTGCACCCAATGATCCTCTTTTACACTCGATCGAGCAAGAGATTCGCGCCTTATGCCAAAAAATTCAACCCCTTGTCCTACACAGCGAGATTCCCAAAATGGCTATTACTCCAGCGTCGCTGACACGCTTGGTGGCAAAGCTTAAATGCGCTGATGCCACAGCCTTGGATGATGCCATGATGTTGATTCAGTCGACCGATGCAACGCTTTTGGAAGCGTTTGAGCAGATTAAAGCCTTTGAATTTGAAAATGCTGTCGAACTGATTGAGTCTATTTTACCTACACCCATCTTTAAAAAGGCAGACTAA
- a CDS encoding HD domain-containing phosphohydrolase — METILIVDDTPENLMILSEILKPFYTVKVANNGIKALNLIAAGHIPDIIVLDVMMPEISGYEVCKKLKNDPLTRNIPIIFVTALSECKDEEEGLSLGAVDYITKPVNASIVLARIKTQVSLIQYQRNLEQKLAERTEEIVLTRMEVIRQLGRAAEYKDNETGTHILRMSAFTKIIAQKIGLDNVRAELIFLSAPMHDIGKIGTPDYILRKEGALSAEEWKIVKEHPLQGAEIIGNHQSALLQTARVVALTHHEKFDGTGYPYGIKGFNIPLAGRIVAIADVFDALTSKRPYKEPWSVERAVAYLNSEKGKHFDPELVDAFLECMEEITTIMAQFKDAPQKAFDALHVKR; from the coding sequence ATGGAAACCATCCTTATCGTCGATGACACGCCTGAAAATCTTATGATTTTAAGTGAAATCCTTAAGCCTTTCTACACGGTTAAAGTAGCCAACAATGGCATAAAAGCGCTCAATCTCATTGCAGCAGGCCATATCCCCGATATTATCGTGCTGGATGTTATGATGCCCGAAATCAGTGGCTATGAAGTCTGCAAAAAACTTAAAAATGATCCGCTCACACGTAACATTCCCATCATTTTTGTCACGGCGCTGAGTGAGTGTAAAGATGAAGAAGAGGGGCTGAGTCTTGGCGCAGTGGATTACATAACCAAACCGGTGAACGCGTCCATTGTTTTGGCGCGTATCAAAACGCAAGTGAGCTTGATTCAGTATCAGCGCAATTTAGAGCAAAAACTAGCAGAGCGCACCGAAGAGATCGTGCTTACACGTATGGAGGTCATTCGCCAACTTGGGCGTGCGGCGGAGTACAAAGACAATGAAACGGGCACGCACATTTTGCGTATGAGTGCTTTCACGAAAATTATTGCTCAAAAAATTGGGTTGGATAATGTCAGAGCCGAACTCATCTTTCTCTCCGCACCCATGCACGACATCGGAAAAATAGGTACTCCCGATTACATTTTGCGCAAAGAGGGAGCACTGAGCGCAGAAGAGTGGAAAATCGTGAAAGAGCACCCACTGCAAGGCGCAGAAATCATCGGAAATCACCAATCCGCCCTGCTTCAAACCGCGCGTGTCGTTGCGCTCACCCACCATGAGAAGTTTGATGGCACGGGCTATCCGTATGGCATTAAAGGATTTAACATCCCTTTAGCAGGTCGAATTGTCGCCATTGCCGATGTTTTTGATGCCCTCACCTCCAAAAGACCTTACAAAGAGCCTTGGAGCGTGGAGCGCGCCGTTGCGTATCTGAATTCAGAAAAAGGAAAGCATTTTGACCCCGAACTGGTCGATGCCTTTTTAGAGTGCATGGAGGAGATCACAACGATTATGGCGCAATTTAAAGATGCTCCTCAAAAAGCTTTTGACGCTTTACATGTAAAGCGTTAA
- a CDS encoding tripartite tricarboxylate transporter TctB family protein, with amino-acid sequence MEVPFSYDPLGPTAFPIALGAVLVLLSLFVIAKPQNAKFPGLNTELKTVLIVLLLFVYQLGFDFLGFLLSTALLVFCIAKIFKGTTSQAFGAGVGVSGVVYLIFSFLLEVPLPVGSLFAKLLGVSS; translated from the coding sequence TTGGAGGTCCCTTTTTCCTATGACCCTCTAGGGCCAACGGCGTTTCCCATTGCTTTAGGTGCCGTTTTAGTCCTTCTTTCACTTTTTGTGATTGCAAAACCTCAAAATGCTAAATTCCCAGGACTGAATACGGAGTTAAAAACGGTTTTGATTGTTCTGTTGTTGTTTGTTTATCAACTCGGTTTTGATTTTTTAGGCTTTTTACTCTCCACCGCACTGCTTGTTTTTTGTATCGCTAAAATTTTTAAAGGAACAACCTCCCAAGCTTTCGGTGCAGGTGTGGGCGTGAGCGGTGTTGTTTATCTGATCTTTAGCTTTTTGCTTGAAGTGCCACTTCCTGTGGGTTCACTTTTTGCGAAGCTCTTAGGAGTCTCGTCATGA
- a CDS encoding tripartite tricarboxylate transporter permease — MEVLSSLAAGFAVVLTPTHLFLIFLGCLLGTLFGALPGLGPINGVAILLPICYTLGLPVESSLIMLAGIYYGAEFGGRISSILLNVPGDAGAVFTCLDGYPMAQKGLAGPALALSGVASFIGGTIAIVGLTFFAPLLASVAIYFGPAEYFVLMVFAFATIGALMGSNPVKSLIGVTIGLIIGVVGVDSTTGVLRFTLGEAELYDGFEFLIVIVGFFAVSEIMLMLEHHSSEDFEMPKITRVYVTMKELLYCKWTMVRSSLIGFVVGTLPGTGASIASAVSYTIAQKISDKEGTFGKGDMRGLAAPESANNACAGGALVPMLTLGVPGSGTTAVLLGALMLYNINPGPMLFVEQPKLVWGLIASMYIGNVMLLIINFPMVRIFTKILQVPYWLLVPSVIVLAFVGVYSVNMSTFALLLSLILGVLGYFLRKLHYPMAPVILGFVLGKIMEDNLRRAFAMSGGEIGIFFQGTINYILWGLTLFILFVPMIAKMVSKRYALGKK; from the coding sequence ATGGAAGTTTTATCGTCTTTAGCAGCAGGTTTTGCTGTTGTCTTAACACCAACCCATCTTTTTTTGATTTTCCTTGGATGTTTGTTGGGTACGCTTTTTGGAGCACTTCCTGGACTTGGGCCTATCAATGGAGTGGCAATTTTGCTTCCTATCTGTTATACCCTAGGGCTTCCTGTTGAGTCTTCTTTGATTATGCTTGCGGGTATCTATTATGGTGCTGAATTTGGCGGGAGGATTTCGAGTATCTTGCTCAATGTTCCAGGCGACGCTGGAGCGGTCTTTACCTGCTTGGATGGTTATCCAATGGCCCAAAAAGGCTTAGCCGGTCCTGCTTTGGCCCTCTCGGGTGTGGCTTCTTTTATTGGAGGAACCATTGCGATTGTTGGACTGACCTTTTTTGCACCTCTTTTAGCCAGTGTTGCCATCTACTTTGGTCCTGCAGAATATTTTGTTTTAATGGTCTTTGCTTTTGCTACCATCGGTGCTTTGATGGGTTCAAATCCTGTTAAAAGCCTTATTGGTGTCACCATTGGTTTGATCATTGGGGTTGTCGGTGTGGATTCTACGACGGGGGTACTTCGCTTTACGCTTGGGGAAGCTGAGCTTTACGATGGTTTTGAGTTCTTAATCGTTATCGTAGGCTTTTTTGCAGTCAGTGAGATTATGCTGATGTTAGAGCACCACAGCAGTGAAGATTTTGAGATGCCAAAAATTACCCGTGTCTATGTCACGATGAAAGAGCTGCTTTATTGTAAATGGACGATGGTTCGCTCTTCGTTGATTGGGTTTGTTGTTGGAACACTCCCCGGAACTGGCGCTTCGATAGCCAGTGCGGTTTCGTATACCATTGCACAAAAGATCTCCGATAAAGAAGGTACGTTTGGCAAAGGCGATATGCGAGGACTTGCAGCGCCTGAGTCTGCAAACAATGCATGTGCGGGCGGTGCTTTGGTGCCTATGCTTACCCTTGGCGTTCCAGGTAGCGGAACAACGGCAGTGCTTTTGGGCGCTTTGATGCTTTATAACATTAATCCAGGACCGATGCTTTTTGTTGAACAGCCTAAATTGGTCTGGGGATTGATCGCTTCGATGTACATTGGTAACGTAATGTTGCTTATCATTAACTTCCCAATGGTACGTATTTTTACCAAGATTTTACAAGTGCCTTATTGGCTCTTGGTACCTTCTGTAATTGTTTTAGCGTTTGTGGGGGTTTACTCGGTCAATATGAGTACTTTTGCACTGCTACTTTCTCTTATATTGGGTGTTTTAGGCTACTTCTTGCGTAAACTTCACTACCCAATGGCGCCTGTTATTTTAGGCTTTGTTTTGGGAAAAATCATGGAAGACAACTTACGACGCGCTTTTGCAATGAGCGGTGGTGAGATTGGAATCTTTTTCCAAGGAACGATTAACTACATTCTTTGGGGATTGACACTGTTTATTCTGTTTGTTCCTATGATTGCCAAGATGGTATCAAAACGTTACGCTTTAGGTAAAAAATAG
- a CDS encoding MFS transporter has protein sequence MTTSNRHGSANSLAHFLIHHQLLIIYTCTILTLCTLYAVQPIQPLFEKEFDLSRFEAVIFTTVIMLPLSFAPIFYGYILETFSSKLFLRNAVLILGILELCFAWSSSYSILLTIRALQGLLIPAVLTSLMSYISFITPKDKVQQAIGYYIGATILGGFIGRLLSGILSDLFGWRLFFVLLGVALVLMFGALSFLSEEVKVDFVKPKLSQVMGVLKNKTFFNIYLMMFFIFFVFQALLNFLPFQLKNLSSTMGYGKVGMMYAGYIIGFIISIRILWMIRFFGNETKTIIFGILTYVVGLQIFHINDYLVMFGGMFVFCAGFFIIHSVASGLISKLAHEKRAISNGLYLSFYYAGGTIGTFAPGVFYHYLGWHIFLVLLALIAFATLFFAFRLQRTLRS, from the coding sequence TTGACAACATCAAATAGACACGGGAGTGCAAACTCCCTTGCTCACTTTTTGATTCACCATCAACTTCTCATCATCTATACCTGTACGATTCTAACCCTCTGCACCCTTTACGCGGTTCAGCCCATCCAACCCCTTTTTGAAAAAGAGTTTGACCTCAGTCGTTTTGAGGCGGTCATTTTTACCACGGTGATTATGTTACCGCTGAGTTTTGCACCGATCTTTTACGGTTATATCTTAGAGACCTTTTCGTCCAAACTCTTTTTGAGAAATGCGGTTTTAATTTTGGGCATTTTAGAGCTCTGCTTCGCGTGGAGTAGTAGTTACTCTATCCTTTTAACTATCAGGGCATTGCAAGGGCTTTTGATTCCTGCAGTGCTGACCTCTTTGATGAGCTATATCAGTTTTATTACGCCCAAAGATAAAGTGCAACAAGCCATTGGTTATTACATTGGGGCGACCATTTTGGGTGGATTTATTGGGCGTTTGCTCTCAGGCATCCTCAGTGATCTGTTTGGCTGGAGACTCTTTTTTGTGCTTTTGGGCGTCGCTTTAGTGCTGATGTTTGGCGCACTCAGTTTTTTAAGCGAAGAGGTGAAGGTCGATTTTGTCAAACCCAAACTTTCCCAAGTGATGGGTGTTCTTAAAAACAAAACTTTTTTTAACATCTACCTGATGATGTTTTTTATCTTCTTTGTGTTTCAAGCCCTGCTCAATTTTCTCCCTTTTCAACTTAAAAATTTAAGCTCGACGATGGGGTATGGCAAAGTGGGCATGATGTATGCAGGCTACATCATCGGGTTTATTATCTCCATTCGTATTTTGTGGATGATCCGCTTTTTTGGCAATGAAACGAAGACGATTATTTTTGGAATTTTAACTTATGTTGTGGGGTTGCAGATTTTTCACATTAACGACTATCTGGTGATGTTTGGGGGTATGTTTGTCTTTTGTGCAGGCTTTTTTATTATTCACTCCGTTGCTTCGGGGCTGATTAGCAAACTGGCGCACGAAAAACGCGCTATTTCCAATGGGTTGTATCTGTCGTTTTATTACGCAGGAGGAACCATTGGTACGTTTGCACCCGGTGTTTTTTATCACTATTTGGGGTGGCATATCTTCCTCGTACTTTTGGCGTTGATCGCCTTTGCAACGCTTTTTTTTGCGTTTAGACTGCAACGTACACTGCGCTCTTAA